A single window of Eucalyptus grandis isolate ANBG69807.140 chromosome 1, ASM1654582v1, whole genome shotgun sequence DNA harbors:
- the LOC104435776 gene encoding protein IQ-DOMAIN 1 translates to MGKGKNWFSSVKKALSPDSKEKRESKSSKSKKKWFGKQKDLVSDLNSPVTVAEPPPPPPPPPPPLPPLTEEVNLTDGAKEESGHVQAVPIVADSSSNSAAEAVRSSYLVQFAGKSKEEAAAIKIQKSFRGYQARRAMRALRGLVRLKSLVEGPTVKRQVASTLKCMQTLSRVQSQIHSRRIRMSEENQALQKQLLQKRATELENLRLGEEWDDSLQSKEQIEAKLLKKFEAAMRRERALAYSFTHQQSWKNPSKLTNHMFLDPSNPTWGWSWLERWMAARPWEGRSTTEKEPSNDLKTSISGGEVTTSYARYQLNLDKHSPTASQKSSQTNGFQSPSTPKPASKPASSVISRKLKPATPKSSARVADDDSESMVSMQSSINRRHSTGGPLVRDDESLGSSASVPSYMVATKSARAKSRLQSPLGIENNGTPDKGTAGPVKKRLSFPPSPAKPRRHSGPPKLNSSIVSESSVTTGGAS, encoded by the exons ATGGGGAAAGGGAAGAACTGGTTTTCCTCTGTGAAGAAAGCACTCAGCCCCGACTCGAAAGAGAAGCGAGAATCG AAATCTAGTAAATCGAAGAAGAAATGGTTCGGCAAGCAGAAAGACCTTGTATCCGATCTGAACTCCCCCGTGACGGTGGCGGAgccgccacctccgccaccTCCGCCACCTCCGCCACTTCCTCCTCTGACCGAAGAAGTCAACTTAACAGACGGGGCGAAGGAAGAAAGCGGCCATGTTCAGGCCGTTCCGATAGTTGCTGATTCCAGTTCAAATTCGGCTGCAGAGGCTGTTAGATCAAGTTACCTCGTTCAGTTCGCTGGCAAATCAAAGGAGGAAGCAGCGGCAATTAAGATTCAGAAATCGTTCCGAGGATATCAG GCAAGAAGGGCAATGCGAGCTTTGAGAGGGCTAGTCCGGTTGAAGTCATTGGTTGAAGGGCCAACAGTCAAACGCCAGGTTGCAAGTACCCTAAAGTGCATGCAGACTCTATCTCGTGTACAGTCTCAGATCCATTCTAGGAGGATCAGAATGTCAGAGGAGAATCAAGCTCTTCAGAAACAACTCTTGCAGAAACGTGCAACGGAGTTGGAGAATCTCAGG CTTGGGGAAGAATGGGATGATAGTCTGCAGTCAAAGGAGCAAATTGAAGCGAAGCTTCTGAAAAAATTTGAGGCAGCTATGAGAAGAGAGAGGGCACTTGCTTATTCATTCACTCATCAG CAAAGCTGGAAGAATCCGTCAAAGTTGACAAATCACATGTTCTTGGATCCAAGCAATCCCACGTGGGGTTGGAGTTGGTTGGAACGTTGGATGGCTGCCCGACCTTGGGAGGGCCGGAGCACTACAGAGAAAGAGCCCAGCAACGACCTGAAAACTAGCATCTCCGGAGGGGAAGTTACCACATCTTATGCTCGCTACCAACTCAATCTGGATAAACATTCTCCAACAGCCAGCCAGAAGTCTAGCCAGACAAACGGCTTCCAGTCCCCTTCAACTCCAAAGCCAGCCTCAAAGCCAGCCTCATCAGTAATCTCTCGCAAACTGAAGCCAGCTACTCCAAAGAGCAGTGCCCGAGTTGCAGACGATGACTCTGAAAGCATGGTGAGCATGCAGTCTAGTATTAATAGAAGGCATAGCACAGGAGGGCCGTTGGTTCGAGATGACGAGAGCCTGGGAAGCTCCGCCTCAGTTCCTAGTTACATGGTAGCCACTAAGTCTGCAAGAGCCAAGTCCCGGCTGCAGAGTCCCTTGGGGATAGAGAATAACGGGACCCCGGATAAAGGAACCGCTGGACCTGTAAAGAAACGTCTCTCTTTCCCACCTTCACCGGCCAAGCCGAGGAGGCATTCGGGTCCTCCAAAGCTCAACAGCAGCATTGTCTCTGAGAGTAGCGTGACCACTGGAGGGGCAAGCTAA
- the LOC104435787 gene encoding beta-1,4-xylosyltransferase IRX9, which translates to MGSVERSKKKVQLWKKAIVHFSLCFVMGFFTGFAPTGKARTFAGQPVMSNKIEIFSPQPGELSDPPPTTSSHVSFNRSLISEVPERVSGKPRAEPEEDDLLENEDNQLEEAEFPEGNNKLVPRRLLIIVTPTANHPLTGVLLRRLANTIKLVPQPLLWIIVEKRSDSREVSEMMRKTGIMYRHLVFRENFTDPDAEMDHQRNLALRHIEHHKLSGIVHFAGLSNVYDLDFFQELREIEVFGTWPMAVLSANRKKVNIEGPVCDSSQVLGWHLRRLSNETTATSESSERPPIHISSFAFNSSILWDPERWGRPSSGQPNSQDSMKFVKEVVHEDETKVKGLPGEKCSKIMLWHLRYLLPRPHHPPSTALHQTLTSQR; encoded by the exons ATGGGGTCTGTGGAAAGATCAAAGAAGAAGGTCCAGTTGTGGAAGAAAGCCATTGTCCACTTCTCTTTATGTTTCGTCATGGGATTCTTCACCGGCTTCGCTCCCACGGGTAAGGCCAGGACGTTCGCTGGCCAACCCGTCATGTCCAACAAAATAGAGATCTTCTCTCCACAACCTGGAGAACTATCGGACCCGCCACCGACCACATCTTCGCACGTCAGTTTCAATAGAAGCTTGATTTCTGAGGTGCCGGAGCGTGTCTCGGGGAAACCCCGTGCCGAGCCTGAAGAGGACGATCTCTTGGAGAACGAAGATAACCAATTAGAAGAAGCTGAATTTCCAGAGGGAAACAATAAGCTTGTCCCTAGGAGGCTCTTGATCATTGTCACACCTACCGCAAACCATCCATTGACAGGTGTGCTGCTGAGAAGGTTGGCCAATACTATAAAGTTGGTCCCTCAACCATTGCTGTGGATCATCGTCGAAAAGCGGTCGGACTCCAGGGAAGTGTCggagatgatgaggaagacaggAATCATGTACCGGCACTTGGTCTTCCGCGAGAACTTCACGGACCCGGATGCAGAGATGGACCACCAGCGGAACCTTGCTCTCCGGCACATCGAGCACCACAAACTCAGCGGTATTGTTCACTTCGCTGGGCTCTCAAACGTCTACGATCTGGACTTCTTCCAGGAGCTCAGAGAGATTGA GGTGTTTGGGACGTGGCCCATGGCGGTGCTATCGGCGAACCGGAAGAAGGTGAACATAGAAGGGCCAGTGTGCGACTCGTCCCAAGTGCTGGGATGGCACCTGAGGAGATTGAGCAACGAAACCACGGCCACGAGCGAATCGAGCGAGAGACCTCCCATTCACATCTCCAGCTTCGCATTCAACAGCTCCATCCTTTGGGACCCTGAACGATGGGGTCGCCCTTCTTCCGGTCAACCCAACTCTCAG GACTCCATGAAGTTCGTGAAAGAAGTGGTGCACGAGGACGAGACCAAAGTGAAGGGACTTCCAGGAGAGAAGTGCTCCAAGATCATGCTCTGGCATCTTCGCTACCTCCTTCCTCGTCCTCATCATCCTCCCTCGACAGCTCTCCATCAGACGCTGACTTCTCAACGATAA